One segment of Streptosporangium brasiliense DNA contains the following:
- a CDS encoding VOC family protein yields MKIYVTSVFVDDQQKALDFYTEMLGFTKKHDIPVGGARWLTVVSPEDPEGTELLLEPDGHPAVGPYKKALVADGIPATSFQVTDVQAEYERLRGLGVTFTQEPMEAGPVTTAVFDDTCGNLIQIVTPA; encoded by the coding sequence ATGAAGATCTACGTCACCAGCGTGTTCGTGGACGACCAGCAGAAAGCCCTCGACTTCTACACCGAGATGCTCGGCTTCACCAAGAAGCACGACATCCCAGTGGGCGGGGCCCGGTGGCTGACGGTCGTCTCACCAGAAGACCCCGAGGGCACGGAACTGCTGCTGGAGCCGGACGGGCACCCCGCAGTCGGACCGTACAAGAAGGCGCTGGTCGCCGATGGCATTCCGGCCACCTCATTCCAGGTCACAGACGTGCAGGCGGAGTACGAGCGGCTGCGCGGGCTGGGGGTGACGTTCACACAGGAGCCGATGGAGGCAGGACCGGTGACCACGGCGGTCTTCGACGACACCTGCGGAAACCTGATCCAGATCGTGACCCCGGCCTAG
- a CDS encoding sensor histidine kinase translates to MTPLPSLGLRARLLSAFALLCVVTATAVAGVIYVEARNAILGRAQDAAVQTMRSRLQALYPLQNPAPDAGELGEIARTVADGNNDAVAVYHERRSPAGPRRPCLPFGGPCRQGLDPGMIPKELRREVAGGNVAWQRVVWQDGPHLIIGTPLLIVEGDRPTRASGIEVYITHSLAPEQRSIDRLAIFAWLIGGAALAFAVVLALLAAHGVLGPVRELGRAARLLGQGELRTRIAVRGSDELADVAHTFNTTAAELERHVKQLREMEADARRFVADVSHELRTPLAALTAVADVLEEEAAELPEPAGRAARLVSQETLNLTALVNDLIEISRFDSGVAALALNDVDVAELVRATLRTRGWSQQVHTELPAAVTARLDPRRVDVILANLVGNALRHGEPPVSVRLSADPHRIALEVRDHGPGLDGAVLPHVFDRFYKASAARARSEGSGLGLAIARENARLHRGDLTVTNAPDGGAVFALRLPRRAHDPDGGPE, encoded by the coding sequence GTGACACCTCTGCCGAGCCTGGGGCTGCGTGCCCGGCTGTTGTCCGCGTTCGCGCTGCTGTGTGTGGTCACCGCGACGGCGGTGGCCGGCGTGATCTACGTCGAGGCCCGCAACGCCATCCTGGGGCGCGCCCAGGATGCCGCGGTGCAGACGATGAGAAGCCGCCTGCAGGCGCTCTACCCGTTGCAGAATCCGGCGCCGGACGCGGGTGAGCTCGGCGAGATCGCCCGCACCGTGGCCGACGGCAACAACGACGCGGTCGCCGTCTACCACGAGAGGCGCTCGCCGGCCGGCCCCCGCCGGCCGTGCCTGCCTTTCGGCGGGCCATGCCGGCAGGGCCTGGATCCCGGGATGATCCCCAAGGAGCTGCGGCGGGAGGTGGCCGGCGGCAACGTCGCGTGGCAGCGCGTGGTGTGGCAGGACGGGCCCCACCTGATCATCGGCACGCCGTTGCTGATCGTCGAGGGGGACCGGCCGACGCGGGCGTCCGGCATCGAGGTCTACATCACGCACAGCCTGGCTCCCGAACAGCGCAGCATCGACCGGCTGGCCATATTCGCCTGGCTCATCGGCGGGGCGGCCCTGGCGTTCGCGGTCGTCCTGGCGTTGCTGGCCGCCCATGGCGTGCTGGGCCCGGTGCGCGAGCTCGGCCGGGCGGCCCGCCTGCTGGGCCAGGGCGAGCTGCGCACCAGGATCGCGGTCCGCGGCTCCGATGAGCTGGCCGACGTGGCACACACCTTCAACACCACCGCCGCGGAGCTGGAACGGCACGTCAAGCAGCTGCGCGAGATGGAGGCCGACGCCCGCCGGTTCGTGGCCGACGTGTCGCACGAGCTGCGCACCCCGCTGGCCGCGCTCACCGCGGTCGCCGACGTCCTGGAGGAGGAGGCGGCCGAGCTGCCCGAGCCCGCCGGCCGGGCCGCCAGGCTGGTCAGCCAGGAGACGCTCAACCTCACCGCTCTGGTGAACGACCTCATCGAGATCAGCAGGTTCGACTCCGGCGTCGCGGCCCTCGCGCTGAACGATGTCGACGTGGCCGAGCTGGTGCGCGCGACCCTGCGTACGCGGGGCTGGTCGCAGCAGGTGCACACCGAGCTTCCAGCCGCGGTGACGGCACGGCTGGACCCGCGCCGGGTGGACGTCATCCTCGCGAACCTGGTCGGCAACGCCCTGCGGCACGGCGAGCCACCGGTGTCGGTACGGCTGTCGGCCGACCCGCACCGGATCGCTCTGGAGGTCCGCGACCACGGGCCGGGGCTGGACGGAGCGGTACTGCCGCACGTGTTCGACCGGTTCTACAAGGCCAGCGCGGCCAGGGCCAGGTCCGAGGGCAGCGGCCTGGGCCTGGCCATCGCGCGGGAGAACGCGCGCCTGCACCGAGGCGACCTCACCGTCACCAACGCCCCGGACGGCGGCGCCGTCTTCGCGCTGCGCCTGCCACGCCGGGCACACGATCCGGACGGAGGCCCCGAGTGA
- a CDS encoding outer membrane protein assembly factor BamB family protein encodes MHKDVVSPERAGAWARALLGGGCPVSAQGVSGDAGGIPGGVVVELAWSCTVDSLDLGGLLRAGGLSEIVTEFDGVTSNATNALPVVDATGSHAPASPWPTPYLVAMLLGLVLAATGLMWLRRRKGWLGVVAAAAALAMLAPSAALAAVDDPGSATEADPAPSQTTQPSASPTSASPDMAAPTGTLALTTAGPKAGEPVTFRYTTDRPNALNWVGLYGTADKPGSTASKTWVRAPLASGTVTLDTGALGEGSWTAHFLADDGYDPLSAPVTFTLAGAGSDLVTVEGTVFADQDGDGVRDTGEKGLPGVSVTDGAVWATTTADGGYTLAVDRRRRETDLISVISPNGYTPVLRDDSVPAFFREVPGGQGPLKGLDFALVPDANAADPTEKWLMVSDVEVGNRTDAEAKSALPRWQGQVEAMSEVHGATLTMTTGDLTVTDYAAEPRRQGGYDILREGLRKGSLGHPYYPVIGNHDVGGTATSTGYGGSLEYWRRNMGPEWYSFDRNGRHVVVLEDNYDSRGLAPQLEWLREDLRRHATGKQVLVFAHRSLFTKWGPGAGMQPTVDELAKHDVRMFAAGHNQQAEYRRGAFARSVEVNNMGVYGIDSARPDYKILDFSGITDDPDTKHNEDIGYITGTHRQFEIDDDVALVSPAQGSVHGAKSGVPVELYAEDDGRTPATATLTIRAGNGRVIRRDRDLEFGRATEPTGRVNCYTPPGGTAEPCPQAHVSWTRVSTRITGLRPGTYTAEMAAVDTAGKAWPAAKTTFEVIADSRLNRPGLGQDWTRQGGDEESRSSAKDDPGARLDLRWAANTGEQFHLNGAAVSDGKVIVASQAFDSPYSMMLAYDALTGAELWRTYLDGDAESFPTVHDGKVYLTTGVGRVYALDTDTGKVVWETIDDEHTTGTTVRRYGRAGGPVSVFDLPGRTVAVYQAWDTVLCRDAKTGTRLPGGFSAPAGWGEFHSVAVRRPGATTAYLHSGSSQTLIAMDLTTCAQQASVNTGGDLFTQSSPAFTDTQLVTATTSGVRGHDPQAGAKVLWHAKLGTASACEPGPPPATSPATRGAMAYVASIDGVVRAYDTASADPAKPVWETPLGYLPGESPMDDKWRVAAGCAAAGPGSPAMHALATETVVYATTWDGRVVALDRATGRKLADHNLGAGVASALSVSGDLLFALTDDGSIHAFAATKVRGHGGSGQ; translated from the coding sequence GTGCACAAGGACGTCGTCTCCCCCGAGCGCGCCGGAGCCTGGGCGAGGGCCCTTCTGGGAGGTGGATGCCCGGTCAGCGCTCAAGGGGTGTCCGGCGACGCCGGCGGCATCCCCGGCGGTGTGGTCGTCGAGCTCGCGTGGTCGTGCACGGTGGACAGCCTGGACCTGGGCGGGCTGCTGCGCGCAGGCGGGCTGTCGGAGATCGTCACGGAGTTCGACGGTGTCACCTCGAACGCGACGAACGCCCTCCCCGTCGTCGACGCCACCGGTTCGCACGCGCCCGCCTCCCCGTGGCCGACGCCGTACCTCGTGGCGATGCTTCTCGGCCTGGTACTGGCCGCCACCGGATTGATGTGGCTGCGTCGCCGTAAGGGATGGTTGGGCGTCGTGGCGGCCGCGGCCGCGCTGGCGATGCTCGCGCCGAGCGCCGCGCTGGCCGCCGTGGACGATCCGGGGAGCGCCACCGAGGCGGACCCCGCACCCAGCCAGACCACGCAACCGAGCGCCTCTCCGACGAGTGCCTCTCCGGACATGGCCGCCCCCACCGGCACGCTTGCGCTCACCACCGCCGGCCCGAAGGCCGGCGAGCCGGTCACCTTCCGCTACACCACCGACAGACCGAACGCGCTCAACTGGGTGGGCCTTTACGGCACCGCCGACAAGCCCGGCTCCACCGCGTCGAAGACCTGGGTGCGGGCACCCCTCGCCTCGGGAACCGTCACGCTGGACACCGGTGCCCTCGGCGAGGGGTCCTGGACCGCGCACTTCCTGGCCGACGACGGCTACGATCCGCTGAGCGCCCCGGTCACGTTCACCCTGGCGGGCGCCGGCTCGGACCTCGTGACCGTCGAAGGCACGGTATTCGCCGACCAGGACGGCGACGGCGTCCGGGACACCGGGGAAAAGGGCCTGCCCGGCGTGTCCGTCACCGACGGCGCGGTCTGGGCGACCACCACGGCCGATGGCGGCTACACGCTGGCCGTCGACCGCAGGCGCAGGGAGACCGACCTGATCAGCGTCATCTCGCCGAACGGCTACACGCCGGTCCTGCGCGACGACTCCGTGCCGGCTTTCTTCCGCGAGGTACCGGGTGGACAGGGCCCCCTCAAGGGACTCGACTTCGCGCTGGTTCCCGACGCCAACGCCGCCGACCCGACGGAGAAGTGGCTGATGGTCTCCGACGTCGAGGTGGGCAACCGCACCGACGCGGAGGCGAAGAGCGCGCTGCCGCGCTGGCAGGGCCAGGTCGAGGCGATGTCCGAGGTGCACGGCGCCACGCTGACCATGACCACGGGCGACCTGACCGTGACCGACTACGCGGCCGAGCCTCGCCGCCAGGGCGGCTACGACATCCTGCGCGAGGGCCTGCGCAAGGGCTCACTCGGTCATCCGTACTATCCGGTCATCGGCAACCACGACGTCGGCGGCACCGCGACCTCCACCGGCTACGGCGGCAGCCTGGAGTACTGGCGCAGGAACATGGGCCCCGAGTGGTACAGCTTCGACCGCAACGGACGACACGTCGTGGTCCTGGAGGACAACTACGACTCCAGAGGTCTGGCCCCGCAGCTGGAATGGCTACGCGAGGACCTGCGCAGGCACGCGACCGGCAAGCAGGTGCTGGTCTTCGCGCACCGCTCGCTGTTCACCAAGTGGGGTCCCGGCGCCGGCATGCAACCGACCGTCGACGAACTGGCCAAGCACGACGTGCGGATGTTCGCCGCCGGCCACAACCAGCAGGCCGAATATCGGCGCGGCGCGTTCGCCAGATCGGTCGAGGTCAACAACATGGGCGTCTACGGCATCGACTCCGCCAGACCCGACTACAAGATCCTCGACTTCAGCGGCATCACCGACGACCCCGACACCAAGCACAACGAGGACATCGGCTACATCACCGGCACGCACCGCCAGTTCGAGATCGACGACGACGTCGCGCTGGTCAGCCCGGCCCAGGGCAGCGTGCACGGCGCCAAGAGCGGCGTCCCGGTCGAGCTGTACGCCGAGGACGACGGCCGCACCCCCGCCACCGCCACGCTGACCATCCGCGCCGGCAACGGCAGGGTGATCCGCCGGGACCGCGACCTGGAGTTCGGCCGCGCGACCGAGCCCACCGGCCGGGTCAACTGCTACACACCCCCAGGCGGTACGGCCGAGCCGTGCCCCCAGGCGCATGTCTCCTGGACCAGGGTCAGCACCCGCATCACCGGCCTGCGCCCGGGCACCTACACCGCGGAGATGGCCGCGGTCGACACCGCGGGCAAGGCCTGGCCGGCGGCCAAGACCACCTTCGAGGTAATCGCCGACTCCCGCCTCAACCGGCCCGGCCTGGGCCAGGACTGGACCCGGCAGGGCGGCGACGAGGAGTCCCGCTCATCAGCCAAGGACGACCCGGGCGCCAGGCTCGACCTGCGCTGGGCGGCCAACACCGGCGAGCAGTTCCACCTCAACGGCGCGGCCGTGTCGGACGGCAAGGTGATCGTCGCCTCGCAGGCGTTCGACTCGCCGTACAGCATGATGCTCGCCTACGACGCGCTGACCGGCGCGGAGCTGTGGCGCACCTACCTGGACGGCGACGCCGAGTCCTTCCCGACCGTGCACGACGGCAAGGTGTATCTCACCACGGGCGTCGGACGCGTCTACGCCCTCGACACGGACACCGGCAAGGTGGTGTGGGAGACGATCGACGACGAGCACACCACGGGGACGACCGTGCGCCGCTACGGCCGAGCAGGCGGACCGGTGAGCGTCTTCGACCTGCCCGGCCGCACCGTGGCGGTCTACCAGGCGTGGGACACCGTCCTCTGTCGCGACGCGAAGACCGGCACCCGTCTGCCGGGCGGGTTCAGCGCGCCCGCCGGCTGGGGCGAGTTCCACAGCGTCGCCGTACGGCGGCCCGGTGCCACCACCGCCTACCTGCACTCGGGGTCCAGCCAGACGCTGATCGCGATGGACCTGACCACCTGCGCACAGCAGGCCTCGGTGAACACCGGGGGCGACCTCTTCACCCAGTCCTCGCCCGCCTTCACCGACACGCAGCTCGTGACCGCGACCACCTCCGGCGTCCGCGGTCACGACCCGCAGGCGGGCGCCAAGGTGCTGTGGCACGCCAAGCTCGGTACGGCGAGCGCCTGCGAACCCGGGCCGCCGCCGGCGACCAGCCCGGCGACCCGGGGCGCGATGGCATACGTGGCGAGCATCGACGGAGTGGTCAGAGCCTACGACACGGCCTCGGCCGACCCCGCCAAGCCGGTCTGGGAGACGCCCTTGGGTTATCTGCCCGGCGAGAGCCCGATGGATGACAAGTGGCGGGTCGCCGCCGGGTGCGCGGCGGCCGGCCCCGGGTCCCCGGCGATGCACGCGCTGGCGACCGAGACCGTGGTCTACGCCACAACCTGGGACGGGCGTGTGGTGGCGCTGGACCGGGCGACCGGCCGCAAACTGGCCGACCACAACCTGGGCGCGGGCGTGGCGTCGGCGCTGTCGGTGAGCGGCGACCTGCTGTTCGCGCTCACCGACGACGGTTCGATCCACGCGTTCGCGGCCACGAAGGTCCGCGGCCACGGCGGTTCCGGTCAGTGA
- a CDS encoding alcohol dehydrogenase catalytic domain-containing protein: MTRVLVSGATGTIGRPLVNQLEDAGADVRTVTRELTDPVALEAALDGVDAVFLLWPFASAEGAREVLELIGARRVVYLSSAAARPHEVEIERLIAGTAREWTVLRPHAFAANTLRWAEQVRAGVVRQPYGEAAFSPIHERDIAAVAVRALLGEGHHGAVYTLTGPRPLTQREQARAIGAAIGRPVRWVEEPLEEARQRLLGLGWPAEAVDGMLRSLVEPGPATGTVEEVTGAPASTFETWASEHAVDFLGTMRAARIHEYGDASVISLDEVPVPKPGPGEVLIRVAATSFNPSEVGLRMGLLQDVLGVTLPHTLGWDVAGTVVTGAGDLAPGDRVIGLIDGAAAEYAVAKASVLARAPERIPLADAAAVPVAGLTAWQAVFEHARIGRGSRVLINGAGGGVGLFAVQLAKHAGAHVVATASPRSTAAVRALGADEVVDHTTAPLPGGNDVLINLVADVPASVTQLAKEFVSITQPIEHPRAVQFVARNDPGQLTELVALIDKGVVDVEADVRPLESLADLHRAAERGVIRGKVIVKVEP; this comes from the coding sequence ATGACAAGAGTCCTGGTCAGCGGGGCGACCGGCACGATCGGCCGCCCGCTGGTGAACCAACTTGAAGACGCGGGCGCCGACGTCCGCACGGTGACAAGGGAGCTGACCGACCCGGTCGCGCTGGAGGCGGCTCTCGACGGTGTCGACGCGGTGTTCCTGCTGTGGCCGTTCGCCTCGGCCGAGGGCGCTCGCGAGGTGCTGGAACTGATCGGGGCGCGGCGGGTGGTCTACCTGTCCTCGGCCGCCGCGCGCCCGCACGAGGTCGAGATCGAGCGCCTGATCGCTGGGACCGCCCGGGAGTGGACGGTGCTGCGCCCGCACGCGTTCGCGGCCAACACCTTGCGGTGGGCCGAGCAGGTCCGCGCGGGCGTCGTGCGGCAACCATACGGCGAAGCGGCCTTTTCTCCCATCCACGAGCGGGACATCGCGGCCGTCGCGGTGCGCGCGCTGCTCGGCGAAGGGCATCACGGCGCGGTCTACACGCTGACCGGACCCCGGCCGCTGACCCAGCGGGAGCAGGCGCGGGCGATCGGCGCAGCGATCGGCCGGCCGGTCCGCTGGGTGGAGGAGCCTCTGGAGGAGGCCAGGCAACGGCTGCTCGGGCTGGGGTGGCCGGCGGAGGCCGTGGACGGGATGCTGCGCAGTCTGGTCGAGCCCGGCCCGGCCACCGGGACCGTGGAGGAGGTCACCGGAGCGCCCGCGAGCACGTTCGAGACGTGGGCGAGCGAGCACGCCGTGGACTTTCTCGGCACCATGCGGGCCGCCCGAATTCACGAGTACGGCGACGCCTCGGTGATCTCGCTGGATGAGGTGCCGGTGCCGAAGCCCGGACCGGGCGAGGTACTCATCAGGGTGGCCGCGACGTCGTTCAACCCGTCGGAGGTCGGCCTACGGATGGGCCTGCTGCAGGACGTGCTCGGCGTCACGCTGCCGCACACGCTCGGCTGGGACGTCGCGGGCACCGTGGTCACCGGGGCGGGTGACCTTGCCCCTGGCGACCGGGTGATCGGGCTCATCGACGGGGCGGCGGCCGAGTACGCGGTCGCGAAGGCGAGCGTGCTGGCCAGGGCACCGGAGCGGATCCCGCTGGCGGACGCGGCTGCCGTGCCGGTGGCCGGGCTCACCGCATGGCAAGCGGTCTTCGAGCATGCCCGCATCGGCCGCGGCAGCCGGGTGCTGATCAACGGGGCCGGCGGCGGCGTCGGGCTGTTTGCCGTGCAACTGGCCAAGCATGCGGGCGCGCACGTGGTGGCGACCGCCAGCCCGCGCAGCACCGCTGCCGTGCGGGCGCTGGGCGCCGACGAGGTCGTCGACCACACCACCGCTCCCCTGCCGGGCGGCAACGACGTGCTGATCAACCTGGTGGCCGACGTGCCCGCCTCGGTGACGCAGCTGGCCAAGGAGTTCGTCTCGATCACCCAGCCGATCGAGCATCCACGCGCTGTCCAGTTCGTGGCCCGCAACGACCCGGGCCAGCTGACCGAGCTCGTGGCGCTGATCGACAAGGGCGTGGTGGACGTCGAAGCGGACGTTCGCCCGCTGGAGTCCCTGGCGGACCTGCACCGGGCCGCCGAGCGCGGTGTTATCCGCGGAAAAGTCATAGTGAAGGTGGAGCCGTGA
- a CDS encoding zinc ribbon domain-containing protein, whose translation MFLRVLADKAESAGRELIAVNPANTSRTCAQ comes from the coding sequence GTGTTCCTGCGGGTTCTCGCGGACAAGGCTGAAAGCGCCGGTCGCGAACTGATCGCAGTCAATCCCGCCAACACCTCCCGCACGTGCGCCCAATGA
- a CDS encoding ArsR/SmtB family transcription factor, with translation MGDVFKALADPTRRTILDELTERDGQTLFEICVRLTGRHQLSLTRQAVSQHLAVLEEAGLITTRKQGRYKFHHLDTTPLAAIFERWPITRKGQAP, from the coding sequence ATGGGCGATGTCTTCAAGGCCCTCGCCGACCCCACTCGGCGGACCATCCTCGACGAGCTGACCGAGCGCGACGGCCAGACCCTGTTCGAGATCTGCGTCCGCCTGACGGGTCGACATCAGCTGAGCCTGACCCGGCAGGCCGTATCCCAACATCTGGCGGTGCTGGAGGAGGCCGGGTTGATCACCACACGCAAGCAGGGGCGATACAAGTTCCACCACCTCGACACCACTCCCCTGGCCGCCATCTTCGAGCGGTGGCCGATCACCAGAAAAGGACAGGCACCATGA
- a CDS encoding GerMN domain-containing protein, protein MRTGIARRVLAAGLVSLVAVAGCGVQPSDAIPAGDPPSGAVALTVAPTVAPAMKITIYLVKNGRLSAVTRPGGRPLFRADTLALLAAGPTAREQAHGFTTEVPPGAGPFSVTVKPTGHLVVTLSTAAGELSTLAVEQIVCTAAAAVPENSAQVTIVGAGQDIGPRNCPG, encoded by the coding sequence GTGAGGACCGGGATCGCCCGCCGCGTGCTCGCCGCGGGCCTCGTATCGCTCGTCGCCGTGGCCGGCTGCGGTGTGCAACCCAGCGACGCCATCCCCGCCGGAGACCCGCCGAGCGGAGCAGTCGCACTGACCGTCGCACCGACCGTCGCACCAGCCATGAAGATCACCATCTACCTGGTGAAGAACGGCCGGCTCAGCGCGGTAACGCGGCCCGGTGGTCGACCACTGTTCCGAGCGGACACGCTCGCGCTGCTGGCGGCCGGGCCCACCGCGAGGGAGCAGGCACACGGCTTCACCACCGAGGTCCCGCCCGGAGCCGGCCCGTTCTCGGTAACCGTCAAGCCGACCGGCCACCTGGTGGTGACCCTGTCCACTGCGGCCGGCGAACTGTCCACACTGGCCGTCGAGCAGATCGTGTGCACGGCCGCCGCCGCGGTGCCGGAAAACTCTGCCCAGGTCACCATTGTCGGTGCTGGGCAGGACATCGGCCCCCGCAACTGCCCGGGGTAA
- a CDS encoding AraC family transcriptional regulator, with the protein MDMLSDVIASMRMGVPRSARVEWPAPWGQRFPSAPGSAGFQVVLQGSCWAIPPEGEPIPIGTGDVLFFPHGHGYALADSPTSPIAEPDCDPYAHAELFSSTSMEGTGPVTVMLCGGYQLDSNRAHPLLRGLPEMIHLPARLGHNAELRAAVEQLGKEIDDPRPGADMVVSALLDMLLLYILRAWFDVSMEHCKVDSWAAALADPAISAALDGIHRDPAHPWTVESLGRRAGLSRAAFSRRFTQFVGQPPLTYLTWWRLGTAARMLHDSDTALSKIAAAVGYGSEFAFANAFKREYGMAPGKYRRLGCPPSGRTAAGTGPTPGSRNPEPLLTS; encoded by the coding sequence ATGGACATGCTGAGCGACGTGATCGCCTCCATGCGCATGGGCGTGCCGCGCTCGGCGCGTGTCGAGTGGCCGGCGCCCTGGGGGCAGCGGTTCCCATCAGCGCCTGGTTCGGCAGGCTTCCAGGTGGTGCTGCAGGGCTCGTGCTGGGCGATCCCGCCGGAGGGCGAGCCGATCCCGATTGGGACGGGCGACGTGCTGTTCTTCCCCCACGGGCATGGCTACGCGCTGGCCGACTCACCCACCAGCCCCATCGCGGAGCCCGATTGTGACCCCTATGCCCACGCCGAGCTGTTCTCCTCGACCTCCATGGAGGGCACCGGGCCCGTCACCGTGATGCTCTGCGGCGGCTACCAGCTCGACTCCAACCGCGCGCATCCGCTGCTCAGAGGGCTGCCCGAGATGATCCACCTGCCCGCCAGGCTGGGGCACAACGCCGAGCTGCGCGCCGCCGTCGAGCAGCTCGGCAAGGAGATCGACGACCCGCGGCCAGGCGCGGACATGGTGGTGTCGGCGCTGCTGGACATGCTGCTGCTGTACATCCTGCGTGCCTGGTTCGACGTCTCGATGGAGCACTGCAAGGTTGACAGCTGGGCCGCCGCGCTGGCCGACCCGGCCATCAGCGCCGCGCTCGACGGCATCCACCGCGACCCTGCCCACCCGTGGACGGTCGAGTCGCTCGGCCGCCGTGCCGGGCTGTCCCGCGCGGCGTTCTCCCGCCGGTTCACCCAGTTCGTCGGGCAGCCACCGCTGACCTATCTGACCTGGTGGCGACTGGGCACGGCTGCGCGCATGCTGCACGACTCTGACACCGCGCTGAGCAAGATCGCCGCCGCGGTCGGCTACGGCTCGGAGTTCGCCTTCGCCAACGCCTTCAAGCGCGAGTACGGCATGGCCCCCGGCAAATACCGCCGCCTGGGCTGCCCGCCTTCGGGCCGAACGGCGGCAGGTACCGGTCCAACCCCTGGGTCTCGAAACCCGGAACCGCTGCTCACTTCGTAA
- a CDS encoding NADPH-dependent FMN reductase codes for MIKIGIIVGSTRPGRNGEAVARWVHDHAVRRGDAHYELIDLKDYDLPHLDEPLAAATGVYEHPHTKRWSDTIADFDGFVFVTPEYNHSTTGALKTAIDFLFAEWHDKAAGVVGYGVSGGVRAAEHLRQVLGQVKVADVQVAVELLMHADFENFTTFKPAAHQEDMLSKLLDQVVSWSTALRPLRV; via the coding sequence GTGATCAAGATTGGCATCATTGTCGGCAGCACGCGGCCGGGACGCAATGGCGAGGCCGTCGCCCGCTGGGTCCACGACCACGCGGTCAGGCGCGGCGACGCGCACTACGAGCTGATCGACTTGAAGGACTACGACCTGCCCCACCTCGACGAACCGCTCGCCGCGGCCACCGGGGTCTATGAGCACCCGCACACCAAGAGGTGGTCCGACACCATCGCCGACTTCGACGGCTTCGTCTTCGTGACGCCCGAGTACAACCACTCGACCACCGGCGCGCTCAAGACCGCCATCGACTTCCTGTTCGCCGAGTGGCACGACAAGGCCGCAGGCGTGGTCGGCTACGGCGTCAGCGGCGGTGTGCGGGCGGCCGAGCACCTGCGGCAGGTGCTCGGCCAGGTCAAGGTGGCCGACGTCCAGGTGGCCGTGGAACTGCTGATGCACGCCGACTTCGAGAACTTCACCACCTTCAAGCCTGCCGCGCATCAGGAGGACATGCTGAGCAAGCTGCTCGACCAGGTCGTCTCTTGGAGCACGGCGCTGCGACCGCTCAGAGTGTGA
- a CDS encoding GNAT family N-acetyltransferase — MRGDAAHCRGWRSRRGARRSAQRWTDLPTPYERQHAAFYLGQIVPRGRRDGTMYHFVETRNDGDLVASVNVHRHHDMWAIGYWTVAERRGRGYAAEAVRALATWSFTELGGSAWSGERKQGIRPPGRWQ, encoded by the coding sequence ATTCGGGGCGATGCCGCTCACTGTCGGGGATGGCGCAGCCGGCGCGGCGCGCGCCGATCTGCTCAGCGGTGGACGGACCTCCCGACACCGTACGAACGCCAACACGCGGCCTTCTACCTGGGCCAGATAGTGCCGCGTGGCCGGCGTGATGGCACGATGTACCACTTCGTGGAGACCCGGAACGACGGAGATCTGGTCGCATCGGTCAATGTGCACCGTCACCACGACATGTGGGCGATCGGGTACTGGACTGTGGCAGAGCGAAGGGGCCGCGGCTACGCGGCGGAGGCGGTCCGCGCCTTGGCCACCTGGTCCTTCACCGAATTGGGGGGCAGCGCCTGGAGTGGCGAGCGGAAGCAGGGAATACGGCCTCCTGGGCGGTGGCAATGA